From a single Bacillus gobiensis genomic region:
- the alaS gene encoding alanine--tRNA ligase, with product MKKLTSAQLRQMFLDFFKEKGHDVEPSASLVPHEDPSLLWINSGVATLKKYFDGRIVPENPRICNAQKSIRTNDIENVGKTARHHTFFEMLGNFSIGEYFKEEAIVWAWEFLTSEKWIGFDPELLSVTVHPEDHEAYSFWEDKIGIPTERIIRLEGNFWDIGEGPSGPNSEIFYDRGESYGNDPNDPELYPGGENERYLEIWNLVFSEFNHNPDGSYTPLPKQNIDTGMGLERMVSVIQDVPTNYDTDLFVPIIEATESISGKTYGETVEQDVAFKVIADHMRTVSFAVGDGALPSNEGRGYVLRRLIRRAVRYAKALDINRPFMHELVPVVAEIMVAFYPEVKQKLEFISKVIKTEEERFHETLNEGLAILSEIIKKEKDNGSSVIKGIDVFKLYDTYGFPVELTEEYAEDDQMTIDHDGFQTEMEKQRERARSARNESGSMQIQTGDLGNIKVQSEFVGYTTLINEAEVLELLKEGELVSSVQEGESVQLILDQTPFYAESGGQIGDKGYLANAETVIRISDVQKAPNGQHLHKGIVEKGLAEKGMKLEAKVENRMRSQIVKNHTATHLLHQALKDVLGPHVNQAGSLVSENRLRFDFSHFGQVTKDELKEIESIVNEKIWGTLPVQIERKPIDEAKAMGAMALFGEKYGDVVRVVQIGDYSLELCGGCHVGNTAEIGMFKIVSESGIGAGTRRIEAVTGKGAYEEMNGQVALLQETASLLKANVNEVPKRVESLYADLKELHKENESLLAKIGNAEAGAILSKVKEVTGAVKLLAEQVNAKDMNHLRTMADELKNKLGSGVIILGAVNGEKVNLIAAVTKDLTSKGLHAGKLVKAAAEICGGGGGGRPDMAQAGGKNPDKLAEALTSAEEWVKSVL from the coding sequence ATGAAGAAATTAACATCTGCTCAATTGAGACAAATGTTTTTGGATTTTTTTAAAGAGAAGGGCCATGATGTTGAGCCGAGTGCGTCGCTTGTGCCTCACGAGGATCCGTCTCTATTATGGATAAACAGCGGAGTAGCTACGTTAAAAAAATATTTTGACGGCAGAATTGTCCCTGAAAATCCAAGGATATGCAATGCGCAAAAATCGATTCGGACAAATGACATAGAAAATGTGGGGAAAACAGCAAGACACCATACATTCTTTGAAATGCTCGGTAATTTTTCAATCGGTGAGTATTTTAAAGAAGAAGCAATTGTCTGGGCTTGGGAATTTCTCACGAGTGAAAAATGGATAGGCTTTGATCCAGAGCTGCTTTCCGTGACGGTTCATCCGGAGGATCATGAAGCGTATTCGTTTTGGGAAGATAAAATCGGAATTCCTACTGAACGGATCATTCGTCTGGAGGGGAACTTTTGGGATATAGGTGAAGGTCCAAGCGGTCCTAACTCAGAAATTTTTTACGACCGAGGAGAAAGCTATGGGAACGACCCTAACGATCCGGAACTCTACCCTGGCGGTGAAAATGAAAGGTATTTAGAAATTTGGAACCTCGTGTTCTCAGAATTTAATCACAATCCAGATGGAAGCTATACTCCACTTCCGAAGCAAAATATCGATACCGGGATGGGCCTGGAACGGATGGTTTCGGTTATCCAAGACGTCCCGACCAATTACGATACTGATTTGTTTGTTCCGATTATCGAAGCAACGGAATCGATTTCAGGCAAGACGTACGGTGAAACGGTAGAACAAGATGTTGCTTTTAAAGTCATTGCCGACCATATGCGGACCGTGTCATTTGCCGTTGGGGATGGAGCTCTTCCTTCGAACGAAGGCCGTGGATACGTACTTCGCAGGCTGATACGCAGAGCTGTCCGTTATGCAAAAGCATTGGATATAAACCGTCCGTTTATGCATGAACTAGTGCCGGTTGTTGCTGAAATCATGGTAGCCTTTTACCCTGAAGTCAAACAAAAGCTCGAGTTCATTTCCAAAGTAATCAAAACAGAAGAAGAACGGTTCCATGAAACGTTAAATGAAGGTCTCGCAATTTTGTCAGAGATCATTAAGAAAGAAAAAGACAACGGAAGCAGCGTAATTAAAGGCATTGATGTGTTTAAATTGTATGACACATACGGATTTCCCGTCGAGCTTACTGAAGAATACGCAGAAGATGATCAAATGACAATTGACCATGACGGCTTCCAAACGGAAATGGAAAAGCAACGTGAGCGTGCGAGAAGTGCACGGAATGAATCAGGAAGCATGCAAATCCAAACAGGGGACCTTGGGAATATCAAAGTTCAAAGTGAATTCGTCGGCTATACAACTTTGATAAATGAAGCAGAAGTCCTTGAATTGCTGAAAGAAGGAGAGCTAGTTTCATCTGTTCAAGAAGGGGAGTCTGTACAGCTCATTCTGGACCAAACGCCATTCTATGCGGAAAGCGGCGGCCAGATTGGTGATAAAGGGTATCTTGCTAACGCCGAAACAGTGATACGTATTTCAGATGTACAGAAGGCTCCAAACGGCCAGCATCTCCACAAAGGAATTGTAGAAAAAGGCTTAGCGGAAAAAGGAATGAAATTAGAAGCAAAGGTTGAAAATAGAATGAGAAGCCAAATTGTGAAAAACCATACGGCTACCCACCTGCTGCATCAAGCGTTAAAGGATGTATTGGGACCGCATGTCAATCAGGCTGGATCTCTCGTATCAGAAAACAGGCTTCGCTTTGATTTCTCCCACTTCGGTCAGGTGACAAAGGACGAGCTTAAGGAAATTGAAAGTATTGTAAATGAAAAAATATGGGGCACACTCCCTGTACAAATCGAACGGAAACCTATTGATGAAGCGAAGGCAATGGGTGCCATGGCTTTGTTCGGTGAGAAGTACGGCGATGTTGTCCGAGTTGTTCAAATAGGCGACTACAGCTTGGAGCTGTGCGGAGGCTGCCATGTTGGGAATACGGCTGAAATCGGCATGTTCAAGATTGTTTCTGAATCCGGAATCGGAGCGGGAACCCGAAGAATTGAAGCTGTGACCGGCAAAGGGGCTTATGAAGAAATGAACGGGCAGGTCGCGCTTTTGCAAGAGACAGCATCCTTGTTAAAAGCAAATGTAAATGAAGTGCCAAAAAGAGTTGAAAGCCTCTATGCTGATTTGAAAGAGCTGCATAAAGAAAATGAATCATTGCTTGCAAAAATAGGGAATGCGGAAGCTGGCGCTATCCTGTCCAAAGTTAAAGAAGTAACTGGAGCCGTTAAGCTGCTTGCCGAACAAGTAAACGCTAAAGACATGAATCATCTTCGTACAATGGCTGATGAGCTGAAAAACAAGCTGGGCTCAGGAGTTATTATCCTTGGCGCTGTAAACGGTGAAAAAGTTAATTTGATTGCAGCTGTTACA
- a CDS encoding AI-2E family transporter, which produces MLKKPMQLLIWITILLLFLLSIYVAIKLKILWYPLFAISKAILIPLGISIFITYLLLPIIEKLHETGLPRTLSLLIIYLLFFGSAGYGLYKGIPILLNQLYDLSENIPMFAETYNVMLKKIHNHTDQWPDGMHERIDLVISQTEGFVANAVEKAIRSMRILFDYLLIGALIPFLVFYLVKDISLMKKTVWYFTPSSWRKRGWRFLKDVDDSLGGYIRGQLFVCVIIGTCAGLTFWLFHIPYPLILGLVIALTNIIPYFGPFIGAIPALLIAAAVSSKAVIVVLATIAILQFIEGNILGPLIVGRSLNMHPVAIMLALLAGGELGGIVGMIIAVPAASILKIMFTHMISIRAEH; this is translated from the coding sequence TTGCTGAAAAAACCGATGCAGCTGCTTATATGGATTACCATCCTCCTGCTTTTCCTGCTATCAATATATGTGGCAATCAAGCTGAAAATATTATGGTATCCATTGTTCGCTATTTCAAAAGCAATCCTTATACCACTAGGCATCTCCATATTCATAACCTATTTGCTTTTGCCGATTATCGAAAAGCTGCATGAAACAGGGCTGCCGAGAACATTAAGCTTGCTAATCATATATCTCTTGTTTTTTGGCAGCGCCGGCTATGGTTTATACAAAGGCATCCCGATATTGCTAAATCAGCTATACGATTTATCTGAGAACATCCCTATGTTTGCAGAAACCTATAATGTGATGCTGAAGAAAATTCACAACCATACAGATCAATGGCCGGATGGGATGCACGAAAGGATCGATCTGGTGATTAGCCAAACGGAAGGGTTTGTCGCTAATGCTGTAGAAAAAGCGATAAGAAGCATGCGGATATTGTTTGATTATCTTTTAATTGGCGCTCTAATCCCTTTTTTAGTTTTTTACTTAGTAAAAGATATTAGTCTAATGAAAAAAACAGTATGGTATTTTACCCCGTCATCTTGGAGGAAGCGAGGATGGAGATTTCTTAAAGACGTCGATGATTCTCTCGGCGGGTATATCAGGGGTCAGCTGTTTGTGTGCGTCATTATAGGTACTTGTGCAGGGCTGACGTTTTGGCTCTTTCATATTCCATACCCGCTTATTCTCGGACTGGTGATCGCTCTAACAAACATCATTCCGTATTTCGGACCGTTTATCGGAGCTATTCCAGCACTTTTAATAGCAGCAGCTGTATCGTCGAAAGCTGTTATTGTTGTATTGGCAACGATAGCAATTCTTCAATTTATTGAAGGGAATATTCTCGGTCCTCTTATTGTAGGGAGAAGCTTGAATATGCATCCGGTTGCTATTATGCTCGCTCTTTTGGCAGGAGGAGAGCTGGGGGGGATAGTCGGCATGATTATTGCTGTCCCTGCGGCATCTATTCTCAAAATTATGTTCACTCATATGATTTCGATTCGCGCAGAGCATTGA
- a CDS encoding amino acid ABC transporter ATP-binding protein, with amino-acid sequence MISFENVNKHYGDFHVLKDINLQIKKGEVVVIIGPSGSGKSTMLRCINRLETVNEGKLKVNETVINDKKTDINKVRRNIGMVFQHFHLYPHKTVIENIMLAPVKVLGVSKSEARKTAEYYLEKVGIPDKANSYPSQLSGGQQQRVAIARGLAMKPEVMLFDEPTSALDPEMIGEVLDVMKALAKEGMTMVVVTHEMGFAREVADRIVFIDEGRILEEATPAEFYANPKEERARLFLSRILNH; translated from the coding sequence ATGATTTCATTCGAAAATGTCAACAAGCATTACGGTGATTTTCATGTTTTAAAAGATATTAATCTACAAATAAAAAAAGGTGAAGTTGTCGTAATCATTGGTCCTTCCGGTTCAGGCAAAAGCACAATGCTGCGCTGCATCAATCGGCTTGAGACAGTAAATGAAGGAAAGTTAAAGGTTAATGAAACAGTCATAAACGATAAAAAAACCGATATTAATAAAGTTCGGAGAAATATTGGCATGGTGTTTCAGCATTTTCATCTTTATCCGCACAAAACAGTCATTGAGAACATCATGCTGGCTCCTGTAAAAGTGTTGGGAGTTTCAAAAAGCGAGGCACGGAAAACAGCTGAGTACTATTTGGAAAAAGTCGGGATCCCCGATAAAGCAAATTCCTACCCAAGCCAACTTTCCGGAGGACAACAGCAAAGAGTCGCGATTGCAAGAGGACTTGCGATGAAGCCTGAGGTTATGTTATTTGATGAACCGACCTCCGCGCTAGACCCGGAGATGATCGGCGAAGTGCTGGATGTAATGAAGGCTCTGGCTAAAGAAGGCATGACCATGGTCGTTGTTACCCATGAAATGGGCTTTGCCAGAGAAGTCGCTGACCGTATTGTTTTTATTGATGAAGGCAGAATTTTAGAAGAAGCAACACCGGCTGAATTTTATGCGAATCCAAAAGAAGAACGGGCTCGCTTATTTCTTAGCCGTATATTAAATCATTAA
- a CDS encoding transporter substrate-binding domain-containing protein, whose translation MKTSKKFLSLSIVTILAMLLLAACGSGGSGGNADSGKNALDTIKENDKIVFGVKNDTRLFGLKNPSSGEIEGFDIDISKAIAKEILGDENKAEFKEVTSKTRIPLLNKGDIDAVVATMTITEERKKEVDFSDVYFDAGQSLLVKKDSPIKGIEDLDNSKTVLAVKGSTSSQNIRKEAPDAKVNEFENYSEAFSALKAGQGDALTTDDAILYGMADEDPSFHLVGKTFSEEPYGIAVKKGNSELVDAINETLKKLKDNGEYDKIKNKWIKEEPAS comes from the coding sequence ATGAAAACTTCAAAGAAATTTCTATCACTTTCAATTGTCACAATTTTAGCAATGCTTCTGCTTGCAGCCTGCGGAAGCGGAGGCAGCGGCGGAAACGCTGACAGCGGCAAAAACGCATTGGACACGATTAAAGAAAATGACAAAATCGTCTTCGGAGTGAAAAACGACACTCGGTTATTTGGCTTAAAAAATCCAAGCTCTGGCGAAATTGAAGGTTTTGATATTGATATTTCAAAAGCAATTGCAAAAGAAATTCTTGGCGACGAAAACAAAGCTGAATTCAAAGAAGTGACTTCCAAAACAAGAATTCCTTTATTGAATAAAGGTGACATCGATGCTGTTGTCGCAACAATGACAATTACTGAAGAACGTAAAAAAGAAGTGGATTTTTCAGATGTCTATTTTGATGCCGGCCAGTCACTGTTAGTGAAAAAAGACAGCCCGATCAAAGGCATCGAGGATTTAGACAACAGCAAAACGGTTCTTGCCGTTAAAGGTTCCACATCTTCTCAAAACATTCGCAAAGAAGCCCCCGATGCTAAGGTAAATGAGTTTGAAAACTACTCAGAAGCTTTTTCGGCATTAAAAGCCGGCCAAGGCGATGCGTTAACAACTGATGATGCGATTCTTTACGGAATGGCGGATGAAGATCCTAGCTTCCACCTTGTCGGAAAAACATTCAGTGAAGAGCCATACGGAATTGCTGTAAAAAAAGGAAATTCAGAGCTTGTTGATGCAATTAACGAAACGTTGAAAAAACTAAAAGACAACGGCGAATACGATAAAATTAAAAACAAGTGGATTAAAGAAGAACCAGCAAGTTAA
- a CDS encoding amino acid ABC transporter permease — translation MLDFSILTNNMDMYLEGFKFTVLSSIIALISSFILGTLIAVFRIAPFKILNWIGTVYVEILRNIPVLLIAFFIFIGLPAIGIRFDGFTAGTIALSIYTSAFIAEAIRAGISSVPKGQMEAARATGLTYTESMRYIILPQAIKIVIPPLGNQFINLVKNSSILGLLAGWDLMYHGDLVSSNTYVVFDVYIFVAMFYLLLTIPLSLGVGYIEKRLSRSN, via the coding sequence TTGCTCGATTTCTCCATACTTACCAACAACATGGACATGTATCTTGAAGGATTCAAGTTCACAGTGCTTTCAAGTATCATTGCACTTATATCAAGCTTTATTTTAGGTACTCTTATCGCCGTATTTCGAATAGCTCCTTTCAAAATACTTAACTGGATTGGTACGGTCTACGTTGAAATTTTGCGTAATATCCCCGTCCTATTGATTGCTTTTTTCATCTTTATCGGTCTTCCTGCTATCGGTATTCGGTTTGACGGGTTTACAGCAGGTACAATCGCATTATCAATCTATACTTCAGCATTTATTGCCGAAGCGATCCGTGCAGGAATTTCATCCGTTCCAAAAGGACAGATGGAAGCAGCAAGAGCTACCGGACTTACGTATACAGAAAGCATGAGGTATATTATTCTTCCACAAGCCATCAAAATTGTTATCCCGCCACTCGGCAACCAATTTATTAATCTGGTAAAAAACTCCTCTATCCTCGGTTTGCTCGCCGGTTGGGATTTGATGTACCACGGAGATTTAGTCTCAAGCAATACATATGTCGTTTTTGATGTGTACATATTCGTCGCTATGTTTTACTTACTGTTAACCATCCCGCTCAGCTTAGGAGTCGGATATATAGAAAAAAGACTTTCTCGCAGCAACTAG
- a CDS encoding amino acid ABC transporter permease — MDFKGAYSPDNLKFLFDGFILTLEVAAISIVLSFIIGILVGTLRYTRMPVVSHVLALLVEIIRNLPLLLIIFFTFFALPEVGIDFGIKGSAIVALTIFEAAMISEIVRSGLNSIDKGQIEAARSSGLTYVQTLIQITLPQALRRMIPPLVSQFISLLKDTSLATVISLPELMHNANVVKGQSINFTIPIFLAAAVMYFVVNYILSIIARRLEARQA, encoded by the coding sequence ATGGATTTTAAAGGAGCCTATTCTCCTGATAATTTAAAATTTTTGTTTGATGGCTTTATTCTAACATTGGAAGTTGCCGCCATTTCGATTGTATTAAGCTTTATCATCGGAATATTGGTAGGAACTCTGCGATATACCCGAATGCCCGTCGTGTCGCATGTCCTTGCCCTATTGGTAGAGATCATTCGAAATCTCCCCTTGTTGCTGATCATTTTCTTTACTTTTTTCGCATTGCCTGAAGTAGGAATTGATTTTGGAATTAAGGGATCTGCAATTGTGGCATTAACCATTTTCGAAGCGGCGATGATTTCGGAAATCGTCCGAAGCGGTTTAAATTCGATTGATAAAGGGCAAATCGAAGCGGCAAGATCGTCAGGTCTCACTTATGTTCAGACGCTGATTCAAATCACTTTGCCACAAGCCCTCAGAAGAATGATTCCTCCGCTCGTCAGCCAATTCATTTCCTTACTTAAGGACACATCATTGGCTACCGTGATCTCGCTTCCTGAGTTAATGCATAATGCGAATGTTGTGAAAGGACAGTCGATTAATTTCACGATACCGATCTTCTTGGCCGCAGCTGTGATGTACTTTGTTGTTAACTACATTTTGTCCATCATCGCCCGGCGATTAGAGGCGAGACAGGCATAA
- a CDS encoding YrzQ family protein yields the protein MNRTMTSFLSMGAGAFVYHLARQYNMPTKKSMKRIRKRIMKMI from the coding sequence ATGAATCGGACAATGACTTCCTTTCTTTCAATGGGTGCAGGAGCATTCGTATACCATTTAGCCAGACAATACAACATGCCGACGAAAAAGAGCATGAAAAGAATCAGAAAAAGAATCATGAAAATGATATAG